A single Candidatus Desulfofervidus auxilii DNA region contains:
- the guaB gene encoding IMP dehydrogenase gives MDIKEALTFDDVLLVPAYSEVLPKEVDVSTYLTPRIRLNIPILSAAMDTVTEARTAISLAREGGIGIIHRNMSIEKQALEVEKVKKSESGMIVDPVTVEPEQKIYKVLEIMKEYRISGVPVVRGKKLVGIVTNRDLRFETNLEKTVEEVMTKENLITVRPGISLEQAKEILHKHRIEKLLVVDEKGNLCGLITIKDIMKLKKYPNACKDELGRLRVGAAIGVGPDWEKRLDALIKAHVDVVVIDVAHGHSKKVIETVRSIKANFPDVEVIAGNVATEEGAESLIKAGADAVKVGVGPGSICTTRVVAGVGVPQITAIMDAVKAGRKYNIPIIADGGIKFSGDITKAIAAGANAVMIGSLFAGTEESPGETILYQGRTYKLYRGMGSLGALKEGFSDRYMQSLETKEFKYTLEESIPSTKFVPEGIEGRVPYRGPLAGIVYQLVGGLRAGMGYLGCRNIKELQTKAKFVKITTAGLRESHVHDVIIVREAPNYQLERGV, from the coding sequence ATGGATATAAAAGAAGCTTTAACATTTGATGATGTTTTATTAGTGCCAGCATATTCTGAAGTGTTGCCAAAAGAAGTAGATGTTTCTACATATTTAACACCTCGCATTCGTCTTAATATTCCTATTTTAAGTGCAGCTATGGATACTGTAACAGAAGCTCGCACAGCTATTAGTTTAGCCAGAGAAGGTGGTATCGGTATTATCCATCGCAATATGTCTATTGAAAAACAGGCTCTTGAAGTGGAAAAAGTAAAAAAATCTGAAAGTGGTATGATTGTTGATCCTGTTACAGTTGAACCTGAACAGAAGATTTATAAAGTACTTGAAATTATGAAGGAATATAGAATTTCTGGTGTTCCAGTAGTAAGAGGGAAAAAACTTGTAGGAATTGTTACTAATAGAGACTTACGTTTTGAAACTAATTTAGAAAAAACGGTAGAAGAGGTAATGACAAAAGAAAATCTTATTACAGTACGTCCTGGCATTAGCCTTGAGCAGGCTAAAGAAATTTTACATAAACATAGAATTGAAAAATTATTAGTTGTAGATGAAAAAGGAAACCTTTGTGGATTGATTACTATTAAAGATATTATGAAGTTAAAAAAATACCCTAATGCCTGTAAAGATGAATTAGGAAGGCTGCGGGTAGGTGCAGCTATTGGTGTAGGACCAGATTGGGAAAAAAGACTTGATGCCTTAATTAAAGCACATGTGGATGTAGTAGTAATAGATGTCGCACATGGTCATTCTAAAAAAGTAATTGAAACAGTAAGATCTATAAAAGCTAATTTTCCTGATGTAGAAGTAATTGCTGGTAATGTTGCAACTGAAGAAGGAGCTGAAAGTTTAATAAAAGCTGGTGCTGATGCCGTAAAAGTAGGAGTAGGACCTGGCTCCATTTGTACTACTAGAGTAGTTGCTGGAGTTGGTGTACCACAAATTACAGCTATTATGGATGCTGTTAAAGCAGGAAGAAAGTATAATATACCAATTATTGCTGATGGAGGTATTAAATTCTCTGGTGATATTACTAAAGCAATTGCAGCAGGGGCAAATGCCGTTATGATTGGCAGCCTCTTTGCTGGCACAGAAGAAAGTCCAGGTGAAACTATTTTATATCAAGGCAGGACGTATAAATTGTATAGAGGAATGGGATCGCTTGGTGCTTTAAAAGAGGGATTTAGTGATAGGTACATGCAAAGTCTTGAGACAAAAGAATTTAAATATACTTTAGAAGAATCTATTCCATCTACTAAATTTGTTCCAGAAGGGATAGAAGGAAGGGTGCCTTATCGTGGACCTTTGGCAGGCATTGTTTATCAATTAGTAGGAGGATTGCGTGCAGGTATGGGTTATCTTGGTTGTCGCAATATTAAAGAACTTCAAACTAAGGCAAAATTTGTAAAGATTACTACAGCAGGCTTACGAGAAAGCCATGTGCATGATGTAATTATTGTAAGAGAAGCACCCAATTATCAATTAGAGAGAGGGGTCTGA
- the trpC gene encoding indole-3-glycerol phosphate synthase TrpC, whose amino-acid sequence MSVIEKIISHKRKEIEQLKKDKPLDKIVTSFNLYPNRKFSAAISQNNKINIIAELKKASPSLGIIRADFDPINIAHIYEEGGAVAISVLTEKKFFCGDISFLPDVKMAVNLPILRKDFIIDSYQIYESKLYGADAILLITSILSLNKLKEFITLIYDLGMEALVEIHNEADLEKALKADAKIIGINNRDLKTLKVDLKTSLKLVSKIPKEKIKVAESGINNSKDILTLKNAGFQAFLIGTSFMKAKDIKAKLKEFLTICE is encoded by the coding sequence ATGTCAGTGATTGAAAAAATTATTTCTCACAAGAGAAAAGAAATAGAGCAATTAAAAAAGGATAAACCATTAGATAAGATAGTAACTTCTTTTAATCTTTATCCTAATCGAAAATTTTCAGCAGCTATATCTCAAAATAATAAAATAAATATTATTGCTGAATTAAAAAAGGCATCACCTAGTTTGGGTATTATTAGAGCAGACTTTGATCCAATAAATATTGCTCACATTTATGAAGAAGGTGGTGCTGTTGCTATTTCTGTTTTAACAGAAAAAAAATTCTTTTGTGGAGATATTTCTTTTTTACCTGATGTAAAAATGGCAGTAAATCTTCCTATCTTACGAAAGGATTTTATTATTGATTCTTATCAAATTTATGAGTCTAAACTTTATGGTGCGGATGCTATTTTGCTTATTACTTCAATTTTGTCTTTAAATAAATTGAAAGAATTTATTACTTTAATATATGATTTGGGTATGGAGGCTTTAGTAGAAATTCATAATGAAGCAGATTTAGAAAAAGCATTAAAAGCAGATGCAAAAATTATTGGTATTAATAATCGTGATTTAAAAACTTTAAAAGTTGATTTAAAAACCTCTTTAAAATTGGTTTCTAAAATACCAAAAGAAAAGATTAAAGTTGCTGAAAGTGGTATTAATAATTCAAAAGATATTTTAACTTTAAAAAATGCTGGCTTTCAAGCTTTTTTAATTGGGACATCCTTTATGAAAGCTAAAGATATTAAAGCAAAACTTAAAGAATTTTTAACAATATGCGAATAA
- a CDS encoding phosphoribosylanthranilate isomerase, which translates to MRIKVKICGLTRLEDAFFATSLGAHALGFIFYSKSPRYINPEKAKEIIDQLPPFVQVVGVFVNEEKEKIKKIAQFCNLNLIQLHGNESPEFCETLGLPCIKAFSVKDKESLKFLSVYKGKVKGILLDTYKKGKFGGTGETFDWNLAIEAKALGMPLILAGGLKPENVKKAINIVKPFAIDVNSGIEKAPGIKDKYLMERLFKEIQDEIA; encoded by the coding sequence ATGCGAATAAAAGTGAAAATTTGTGGTTTAACAAGGTTAGAAGATGCTTTTTTTGCAACTTCTCTTGGTGCTCATGCTTTAGGATTTATTTTTTATTCTAAAAGTCCTCGTTATATTAATCCAGAAAAAGCAAAAGAGATTATTGATCAATTACCTCCTTTTGTGCAAGTGGTGGGTGTATTTGTTAATGAAGAGAAAGAAAAAATTAAAAAGATAGCTCAATTTTGTAATTTAAATCTTATTCAGCTTCATGGCAATGAAAGTCCAGAGTTTTGTGAGACATTGGGTTTGCCTTGTATTAAAGCATTTTCTGTTAAAGATAAAGAGAGTTTGAAGTTTTTATCTGTTTATAAAGGTAAAGTTAAAGGGATATTGCTTGATACTTACAAAAAAGGTAAATTTGGTGGAACTGGTGAGACATTTGATTGGAATTTGGCTATAGAGGCAAAGGCACTTGGAATGCCTTTAATTCTTGCCGGCGGATTAAAACCAGAAAATGTAAAAAAGGCAATAAATATAGTGAAACCATTTGCTATAGATGTAAATAGTGGTATAGAAAAAGCACCTGGGATTAAGGATAAATATTTAATGGAAAGGTTATTTAAGGAAATACAAGATGAAATTGCCTGA
- the trpB gene encoding tryptophan synthase subunit beta, with product MKLPDRKGHFGIYGGKYVPETLMPLLTELERAYKEAKKDKNFKKTLQYYLTTYAGRPTPLYFAKNLTEYLGGAKIYLKREDLTHTGAHKINNTIGQALLAKRMGKKRVIAETGAGQHGVATATACALLGLECVIYMGEEDTRRQAMNVFRMKLLGADVITVRQGTCTLKDAINEAIRDWVTNVRTTYYLIGSVVGPHPYPMIVRDFQSIIGQETKQQILKIEGRLPDYIIACVGGGSNAMGIFYPFRKEKIKLIGVEAAGLGLDKGMHSATLCAGKPGILHGAMSYLLQTEDGQIQPTHSIAPGLDYPGVGPEHSYFKDKKLAFYDTITDEEALEAFHLLSRIEGIIPALESAHAVAYATKLASKLDKEKIIIINLSGRGDKDLEIVFKRVKEGNENH from the coding sequence ATGAAATTGCCTGATAGAAAGGGACATTTTGGGATTTATGGTGGTAAATATGTACCTGAAACTCTTATGCCCCTTTTGACTGAGTTAGAAAGGGCTTATAAAGAGGCAAAAAAAGATAAAAATTTTAAAAAAACTCTTCAATATTATTTAACTACTTATGCTGGACGCCCTACTCCACTCTATTTTGCTAAAAATTTAACAGAATATTTGGGTGGAGCTAAAATTTATTTAAAAAGAGAAGATCTTACTCATACTGGTGCCCACAAAATTAACAATACCATTGGTCAAGCCCTTTTGGCTAAAAGGATGGGGAAAAAAAGAGTAATTGCTGAAACAGGAGCAGGTCAACATGGTGTAGCTACTGCTACAGCTTGTGCTCTTTTAGGATTAGAATGTGTGATTTATATGGGTGAAGAAGATACACGTCGCCAGGCAATGAATGTTTTTCGGATGAAACTTCTTGGTGCTGATGTAATTACTGTTAGACAAGGCACTTGTACTTTAAAAGATGCCATTAATGAAGCTATAAGAGATTGGGTAACAAATGTACGTACAACTTATTATTTAATTGGCTCAGTAGTAGGACCTCATCCTTATCCTATGATAGTTAGGGATTTTCAAAGCATTATTGGACAAGAAACTAAGCAACAGATTTTAAAAATAGAAGGACGTCTGCCAGATTATATTATTGCCTGTGTAGGTGGGGGCAGTAATGCTATGGGAATATTTTATCCTTTCAGAAAGGAAAAAATAAAACTTATTGGCGTTGAGGCAGCTGGTTTGGGTTTAGATAAAGGTATGCATTCAGCTACTTTATGTGCTGGAAAGCCTGGAATTTTGCATGGAGCAATGAGTTATCTATTACAAACAGAAGATGGACAGATTCAACCAACACACTCTATTGCTCCTGGTCTTGATTATCCTGGAGTAGGTCCAGAACATAGTTATTTTAAAGATAAAAAACTAGCTTTTTATGATACTATTACAGATGAAGAAGCATTAGAAGCATTTCATCTATTATCTCGTATAGAAGGGATTATTCCTGCTTTAGAAAGTGCACATGCTGTTGCTTATGCTACAAAACTTGCTTCAAAATTAGATAAAGAAAAAATTATTATTATTAATCTTTCAGGTAGAGGAGATAAGGATTTAGAAATAGTTTTTAAGAGAGTTAAAGAAGGAAATGAAAACCATTAA
- the trpA gene encoding tryptophan synthase subunit alpha — MKTIKQVFRNLKKQGRRALIPYITAGDPDLETTKRLILTVAQSGGDILELGVPFSDPLADGPTIQAASQRALKSGTNLKEILKLIKEIRPHTEIPIVLMSYYNPLLQYGLERLAQEAVKAGINGFIVPDLTPEEADKWIKICRIYHLDTIFLIAPTTPLSRARKIVQKSQGFIYYVSVTGVTGARDKLPSDIIQNLNQLKRITKKPIAVGFGISSPEHVKMLIHYADGIIVGSAIVKIIGNSKNTNQILKKVSTFIKSLSQATKL, encoded by the coding sequence ATGAAAACCATTAAGCAAGTTTTTCGCAATTTAAAGAAACAAGGGCGCCGTGCTTTAATTCCCTATATTACTGCCGGTGACCCAGATTTAGAAACTACAAAAAGGTTAATTTTAACTGTTGCCCAATCCGGTGGGGATATTTTAGAGTTGGGAGTACCTTTTTCTGATCCATTGGCAGATGGCCCTACCATTCAAGCTGCCTCACAGAGAGCTTTAAAAAGTGGCACAAATCTTAAAGAAATTTTAAAATTGATTAAAGAAATCAGGCCTCATACAGAAATACCTATTGTATTGATGAGTTACTATAATCCTCTTTTGCAATATGGCTTAGAAAGATTAGCTCAAGAAGCAGTTAAGGCTGGGATAAATGGTTTTATTGTTCCTGATTTAACTCCAGAAGAAGCAGATAAATGGATTAAAATTTGTCGGATTTATCATTTAGACACTATCTTTCTTATCGCTCCTACTACACCTCTGAGTCGAGCGCGAAAGATAGTTCAAAAGAGCCAGGGCTTTATTTACTATGTCTCTGTTACTGGAGTTACTGGTGCAAGGGATAAACTCCCATCAGATATAATACAAAATTTAAATCAATTAAAACGAATTACAAAAAAACCTATTGCTGTTGGATTTGGCATTTCATCTCCTGAACATGTGAAAATGCTTATTCATTATGCTGACGGTATTATTGTAGGCAGTGCTATTGTAAAAATTATAGGAAATTCAAAAAATACAAATCAAATTTTAAAAAAAGTAAGTACATTTATTAAATCCCTTTCTCAAGCTACAAAGTTATAA
- a CDS encoding lytic murein transglycosylase → MRKLFMLFLLFTIFLSKGECNSDFNRLKERLIADGFDKKIIEKFYSHPKAKFLPQVIKIYSTYRESKLNYKHFLNKCFIFMGQKYLKQYQNTFSKVYKQYGVDPNIIVALLIIETKLGTYNGKYTVFNVLSSLAISEKFKKRAKWAYKELKAFLRYVIKYNLDPFSIKGSFAGAFGIPQFMPSSLWKFGQDGDDDGIIDLYNHHDAIMSVANYLKASGWKEDLSEEEKKKVLLHYNWSIYYVNTVLELSKKLKNSQYLSSSQTKSYTKF, encoded by the coding sequence ATGAGAAAACTATTTATGTTATTTCTTCTTTTTACAATATTCTTATCAAAGGGAGAGTGTAACTCTGATTTTAATCGTCTTAAAGAAAGATTGATTGCTGATGGATTTGATAAAAAAATAATTGAAAAATTTTATTCCCATCCTAAAGCTAAATTTTTACCACAAGTAATAAAAATATACTCAACATATCGTGAAAGTAAATTAAATTATAAGCATTTTTTAAATAAATGTTTTATCTTTATGGGTCAAAAATATTTAAAACAATATCAAAATACATTTTCTAAGGTATATAAACAATATGGTGTTGATCCAAATATTATTGTTGCTTTGCTTATCATAGAAACAAAGCTTGGTACATATAATGGTAAATATACTGTCTTTAACGTGCTTTCTAGTTTAGCAATTTCAGAAAAATTTAAAAAAAGAGCAAAATGGGCATATAAAGAACTTAAGGCTTTTCTAAGATATGTAATAAAATATAACTTGGACCCATTTTCTATCAAAGGTTCCTTTGCTGGTGCGTTTGGTATACCACAATTTATGCCTTCTAGTTTATGGAAATTTGGTCAAGATGGTGATGATGATGGCATTATTGATTTATATAATCATCATGATGCCATTATGAGTGTAGCAAATTATTTAAAAGCCTCTGGTTGGAAAGAAGATTTAAGTGAGGAAGAAAAGAAAAAAGTTTTGCTTCACTATAACTGGAGCATTTATTATGTAAACACAGTTTTAGAACTATCTAAAAAGTTAAAGAATTCTCAATATCTTTCTTCATCACAGACAAAAAGTTATACTAAATTTTGA
- a CDS encoding sulfide-dependent adenosine diphosphate thiazole synthase produces the protein MPLNEIKITQAIIERFMEKLKSCLDLDVAIVGAGPSGMVASYYLAKEGYKVAIFERKLSIGGGMWGGGMMFNQIVVQKKAKRILDEFGVNNVHYEEDYFTADAIEAATVICARACQVGVKIFNCISVEDVVVRENRVCGLVINWSPVETTGLHVDPLVIHARYIVDATGHDTEVIKVIERKTEGKLFTPTGKIMGEMSLWAEIAETNTVENTKEAYPGVFVAGMAANATFGSYRMGPIFGGMLLSGERVAQLIHERLKNEK, from the coding sequence ATGCCATTAAATGAAATAAAAATTACGCAGGCAATTATTGAAAGATTTATGGAAAAATTAAAAAGTTGTCTTGATTTGGATGTAGCCATCGTTGGAGCTGGGCCTTCAGGGATGGTAGCGTCTTATTACTTGGCAAAAGAGGGCTATAAAGTAGCCATTTTTGAAAGGAAATTGAGTATTGGTGGTGGGATGTGGGGTGGAGGAATGATGTTTAATCAAATTGTGGTACAGAAAAAGGCAAAACGCATCCTTGATGAATTTGGTGTAAATAATGTACATTATGAAGAAGATTATTTTACAGCTGATGCCATCGAAGCTGCTACTGTTATTTGTGCTAGGGCATGTCAGGTAGGAGTAAAAATATTTAATTGTATATCTGTTGAAGATGTAGTAGTAAGAGAAAATAGGGTTTGTGGGTTGGTCATTAATTGGTCTCCTGTAGAAACTACAGGATTACATGTTGACCCATTAGTAATCCATGCTCGCTATATTGTTGATGCTACTGGTCATGATACAGAAGTCATTAAAGTAATAGAACGAAAAACAGAAGGTAAATTGTTTACGCCCACTGGAAAGATTATGGGAGAAATGTCTCTTTGGGCAGAGATTGCTGAAACTAATACAGTAGAAAATACAAAAGAAGCATATCCCGGTGTTTTTGTTGCTGGAATGGCTGCTAATGCCACTTTTGGCTCTTACCGTATGGGGCCTATATTTGGGGGAATGCTCCTTTCTGGCGAAAGAGTAGCTCAATTAATTCACGAAAGATTGAAAAATGAAAAATAA
- a CDS encoding 4Fe-4S dicluster domain-containing protein, with protein MVKRKYLLVFPPQVVEQPITYHLIHDYHLVINILKASVTPGKKGKLTVEVEGEEENLREAMNYLASLKVEIRPVIEGIKWLEERCVHCTACVPGCPGQCFVVNRETMHVSFIEERCIGCKHCLSVCAYGAIILMEEENMT; from the coding sequence ATGGTTAAAAGAAAATATCTTTTGGTCTTTCCTCCACAGGTTGTAGAACAACCAATTACTTACCATCTTATACATGATTACCACTTAGTCATTAACATCTTGAAGGCAAGTGTTACCCCAGGAAAAAAAGGTAAATTGACTGTAGAAGTAGAAGGAGAAGAAGAAAATTTAAGAGAAGCGATGAATTATCTTGCCAGTTTAAAAGTAGAAATACGCCCAGTTATTGAGGGTATTAAGTGGTTGGAAGAAAGATGTGTACATTGTACTGCTTGTGTACCTGGCTGTCCTGGCCAGTGTTTTGTTGTTAATAGAGAAACTATGCATGTTTCATTTATTGAAGAAAGATGTATTGGTTGTAAACATTGCCTCTCTGTATGCGCTTATGGAGCAATTATTCTGATGGAAGAGGAAAATATGACATAA
- a CDS encoding homocysteine biosynthesis protein: protein MKTIEEINAKIKKGKVVVVTAEEIIEVVKEKGVKKTLQEVDVVTTGTFSPMCSSGILLNLKSSVSLMKLGGGEVYLNSVPAYCGLAAADIYLGATALPEDDPRNKVYPGEFKYGGGHVIEELVAGKDIKIEAYAYGTHCYPRTEYTGFINIHSLNNAFLLNPRNVYQNYNVAVNLSHKVFYTYMGVLLPRLGNANYATAGQLSPLFNDPYGKTIGIGTRIFLGGGIGYVIWYGTQHRSKVPRTNKGIPTRPAGTLALIGNLKQMNSYWLRGVSLKGYGVSLAVGVGIPIPLLDEEILYYTLVTNEDIHMPVVDYGEAYPQGKEEVLEEVTYAELQSGEVEIGGKKVPTGSLSSYARAREVAEILKRWIKEGRFTLTQPSVSLEELGVSYG, encoded by the coding sequence ATGAAAACTATCGAAGAAATTAATGCTAAAATAAAAAAAGGTAAAGTAGTGGTAGTTACAGCAGAAGAAATTATAGAAGTTGTAAAAGAAAAAGGTGTTAAAAAGACACTTCAAGAAGTAGATGTAGTAACCACTGGTACTTTTAGCCCTATGTGTTCTTCTGGTATTTTATTAAATTTAAAATCTTCTGTATCTTTGATGAAGCTAGGGGGAGGAGAGGTTTATTTAAATAGTGTACCTGCTTATTGTGGATTGGCAGCAGCTGATATTTATTTAGGGGCTACAGCTTTACCTGAAGATGACCCTAGAAATAAAGTTTATCCTGGAGAGTTTAAATATGGTGGAGGACATGTAATTGAGGAATTAGTAGCAGGAAAAGATATTAAAATAGAAGCCTATGCTTATGGCACTCATTGTTATCCTCGTACAGAATATACTGGTTTTATTAACATTCATTCATTAAATAATGCTTTTTTATTAAATCCTCGCAATGTATATCAGAATTATAATGTTGCTGTAAATCTATCTCATAAAGTGTTTTATACTTATATGGGAGTTTTACTTCCTAGATTAGGAAATGCCAATTATGCTACAGCAGGACAACTTTCTCCTCTTTTCAATGATCCTTATGGTAAAACTATTGGTATTGGCACACGTATTTTTCTTGGTGGTGGAATAGGCTATGTTATTTGGTATGGTACTCAACACCGTAGTAAGGTACCACGAACAAACAAAGGCATTCCTACTCGTCCTGCTGGAACATTAGCACTTATTGGCAATTTAAAACAGATGAATAGTTATTGGTTAAGAGGGGTTTCATTAAAAGGCTATGGAGTAAGTTTGGCTGTTGGTGTAGGTATACCCATCCCTTTATTAGATGAAGAAATTCTTTATTATACTTTAGTAACTAATGAAGATATCCATATGCCTGTAGTGGATTATGGTGAAGCTTATCCTCAAGGTAAAGAAGAAGTTTTAGAAGAAGTAACTTATGCAGAGTTACAATCAGGAGAAGTAGAAATTGGAGGCAAAAAAGTACCTACTGGTAGTCTTTCTAGCTATGCAAGAGCAAGGGAAGTGGCAGAAATATTAAAGCGTTGGATTAAAGAAGGCCGTTTTACTCTTACTCAACCTTCTGTTAGTTTGGAAGAACTTGGAGTAAGTTATGGTTAA